In Drosophila nasuta strain 15112-1781.00 chromosome 2R, ASM2355853v1, whole genome shotgun sequence, a single genomic region encodes these proteins:
- the LOC132785574 gene encoding protein hunchback, giving the protein MQNWETSTASANYEQHNAWYSSMFAANIKQEPMSHHQQHPQHESNNSNASSPRQSPHLPSTQLEQYLKQQQQQQQQQQQPMDTLCAAAMTPSPSNNDQNSLQHFDVTLHQQLLQQQQYQQHFQAAQHQQQQQHHHLGLGGFNPLTPPGLPNPMQHYYASNMRPSPQPTLTATAATSAGVAATLQTGDKLQALTPPMDVTPPKSPAKSQQSNGAEPEKEHDLMSNSSEDMKYMAESEDDDTNIRMPIYNSHGKMKNYKCKTCGVVAITKVDFWAHTRTHMKPDKILQCAKCPFVTEFKHHLEYHIRKHKNQKPFQCDKCSYTCVNKSMLNSHRKSHSSVYQYRCADCDYATKYCHSFKLHLRKYGHKPGMVLDEDGTPNPSLVIDVYGTRRGPKSKSISGSSSSCSGSSKRSSNAAAVAQQQQQQQSVVVPVTAATSQLSAALQGFPLPSTTTVAPPPPAAAAVPTAAATPAAAISPPSPAKSVASQEREQPPSLPSALLPPLASLLQQNHNMAFFPYWNLNLQMLAAQQQAAVLAQLSPRMHDQFQQQHQQQQQQYLHQQHEQTAQSDNEEDDDQDDDFERKSVDSAMDLSQGTPIKEEMLPHSSHINHMAMNLKIKDEDTPLISSSTASRRKGRVLKLDTLLHLKSAAMSSPEQPLKLPTASSPIAGSSVVKQLADDPCSGASSADESMETSHVPQANTSASSTASSSGNSSNASSNAAPPATASVSVSSSASVVAATATATASVSSSSSSTGSSSAISSNSNSSPAIYECKYCDIYFKDAVLYTIHMGYHSCDDVFKCNMCGEKCDGPVGLFVHMARNAHS; this is encoded by the coding sequence ATGCAGAACTGGGAGACGAGCACGGCGTCGGCCAACTATGAGCAACACAATGCCTGGTACAGCAGCATGTTTGCCGCCAACATCAAGCAGGAGCCCATGTCGCACCATCAACAGCATCCGCAAcacgagagcaacaacagcaatgccaGCAGTCCAAGGCAATCGCCACATCTGCCCAGTACTCAACTGGAGCAATATctgaaacagcaacagcagcaacaacaacagcagcagcagcccatGGATACGCTGTGTGCAGCGGCAATGACGCCATCGCCCAGCAACAACGATCAGAACAGTCTGCAACACTTTGATGTCACACTGCatcagcaactgttgcagcagcagcaataccAGCAACACTTCCAAGCCGcccaacaccagcagcagcagcaacatcatcatcttgGATTAGGCGGCTTCAATCCGCTAACCCCGCCAGGATTGCCCAATCCCATGCAGCACTATTACGCCAGCAACATGCGTCCCAGTCCACAGCCAACACttacagcaacagcggcaacatcAGCTGGTGTTGCAGCCACACTGCAAACTGGGGACAAATTGCAGGCGCTCACACCTCCCATGGATGTGACGCCACCAAAATCACCGGCCAAGTCCCAGCAATCGAATGGTGCCGAGCCAGAGAAGGAACACGATTTGATGTCCAATTCCAGCGAGGACATGAAGTACATGGCCGAGTCCGAGGATGATGATACCAACATCCGCATGCCCATCTACAATTCGCATGGCAAGATGAAGAACTACAAGTGCAAGACATGCGGAGTTGTTGCCATCACCAAGGTGGACTTTTGGGCACATACACGCACCCACATGAAACCGGACAAGATTCTGCAGTGTGCCAAGTGTCCGTTTGTCACCGAGTTCAAGCATCATCTGGAGTATCACATTCGCAAGCACAAGAATCAAAAGCCTTTCCAGTGCGACAAATGCAGCTACACATGTGTCAACAAATCCATGCTCAACTCGCATCGCAAGTCGCACAGTTCGGTGTATCAGTATCGCTGCGCCGACTGCGATTATGCCACCAAATACTGCCACAGCTTCAAGTTGCATTTGCGCAAATATGGTCACAAGCCCGGCATGGTTCTGGATGAGGATGGCACACCGAATCCCTCGCTTGTCATCGATGTCTACGGCACTCGCCGAGGACCCAAGAGCAAGTCCATCTCGGGAAgcagctccagctgcagcgGATCCAGCAAGCGCAGCAGTAATGCCGCCGCAGTtgctcaacagcagcagcagcagcagtccgTGGTTGTTCCcgtgacagcagcaacatcacaGCTTTCGGCAGCACTTCAAGGATTCCCCTTGCCATccacaacaacagttgctCCACCgcctccagcagcagcagcagtcccaacagcagcagccacaccTGCGGCAGCTATTTCTCCACCATCGCCGGCCAAGAGCGTAGCCAGCCAGGAGCGCGAACAGCCCCCCAGTCTACCTAGTGCTTTGCTGCCGCCTTTGGCCAGTTTGCTGCAACAGAACCACAACATGGCCTTTTTCCCCTACTGGAATCTCAATCTGCAGATGCTTGCCGCCCAGCAGCAGGCCGCTGTTCTGGCCCAATTGTCGCCACGGATGCACGATCAAttccaacagcagcaccagcaacagcagcagcaatatcTGCACCAACAACACGAGCAAACCGCACAGAGCGATAACGAAGAGGACGACGACCAGGACGATGATTTTGAGCGCAAGTCAGTGGATTCGGCAATGGATCTGTCCCAAGGCACACCCATCAAGGAGGAGATGCTGCCACACAGCAGCCACATTAATCACATGGCCATGAATCTGAAGATCAAGGACGAGGATACACCATtgatcagcagcagcacagcgTCGCGCCGCAAAGGACGCGTGCTGAAGCTCGACACACTGTTGCACCTCAAGTCTGCCGCCATGTCATCACCGGAACAGCCTTTAAAGCTGCCCACTGCCTCGTCACCCATTGCCGGGAGCAGCGTCGTCAAGCAGCTGGCCGATGATCCATGCTCGGGTGCCAGTTCGGCTGATGAGTCGATGGAAACCAGCCATGTGCCACAGGCAAACACCAGTGCCAGCTCAACAGCATCCAGTTCGGGCAACAGTTCCAATGCCAGCAGCAATGCAGCACCTCCAGCCACTGCCTCCGTCTCCGTGTCGAGCTCAGCGTCTGTTGTTGCCGCcactgccacagccacagcctcCGTCTCCAGCTCATCCTCATccacaggcagcagcagcgccatcagcagcaacagcaacagctcgcCGGCCATCTATGAATGCAAGTATTGTGATATTTACTTCAAGGACGCTGTGCTCTACACCATCCACATGGGCTACCACAGCTGCGACGATGTCTTCAAGTGCAACATGTGCGGCGAGAAATGCGACGGACCCGTCGGACTCTTCGTGCACATGGCTCGCAATGCCCACTCCTAA